One genomic window of Bacillota bacterium includes the following:
- the istA gene encoding IS21 family transposase gives MKDVPEIHSIRTLHARGFSKRRIAALLKVSRKTVDKYTAEDYIVDPAPRMRLTKERPSPKMDPWKPVIDQWLAEDETRPRKQRRTARKMYRDLASIFNADVSEATVRRYVRSRKQERARQAYVPLEFPMGSMAEVDFGHALVSIDDVERTLPFFAMRLMASGVSFVKVYPHAKLEAMLDGIASGLAFLGGVPRQLMFDNDSTIVREILGGGLRVQTPEFKALAAHYGFEPVFANPGAGNEKGGVESLVKWAQRNLFSPVPRAASLDELNRKLLAECLADSQTRRRGRGERLVADLWEEEQAHLATLPASVFPACRNRFVRVDKTLLVTYDRAVYSVPPAYARKSLLLRAFWDRIEITDRERTVAIHPRQEPGGCSMHLEHYLPVLAHKPRAVAHAAVIARGEPAIARYRDHFLAARPGAYRELVAVLRLAETVGVRRLAAALETASRYRTFDLESVRSILAMAVPGENLLPTDLDQRHLGRWPETPVPEVAAGAYAWLDEVAVGRDCR, from the coding sequence ATGAAAGACGTGCCCGAGATCCATTCTATCCGAACTCTCCACGCCAGAGGCTTCTCAAAGCGCAGGATCGCCGCGCTGCTCAAAGTCAGCCGGAAGACGGTCGACAAGTACACGGCTGAGGACTACATCGTCGACCCCGCACCGCGGATGCGCCTCACCAAGGAAAGGCCCTCTCCGAAGATGGACCCCTGGAAACCGGTCATCGATCAGTGGCTGGCCGAGGACGAGACTCGCCCCCGAAAGCAGCGTCGGACGGCCAGGAAGATGTACCGCGATCTCGCGTCCATCTTCAACGCCGACGTCTCCGAGGCGACCGTCCGCCGCTACGTGCGCTCCCGCAAGCAGGAGCGGGCCAGGCAGGCCTATGTCCCCCTGGAGTTCCCGATGGGGTCGATGGCCGAGGTGGACTTCGGCCACGCTCTGGTGTCGATCGACGACGTGGAACGGACGCTGCCCTTCTTCGCCATGCGCCTGATGGCCAGCGGGGTGTCCTTCGTGAAGGTGTACCCTCACGCGAAGCTCGAGGCCATGCTCGACGGGATAGCCAGCGGCCTGGCCTTCCTCGGTGGCGTGCCCCGTCAGCTCATGTTCGACAACGACAGCACCATCGTCCGCGAGATCCTGGGCGGCGGCCTGCGGGTCCAGACGCCGGAGTTCAAGGCCCTGGCCGCCCACTACGGGTTCGAGCCCGTGTTCGCCAACCCGGGGGCCGGCAACGAGAAGGGCGGGGTCGAGAGCCTGGTCAAGTGGGCCCAGAGGAACCTCTTCAGCCCGGTCCCCCGGGCGGCGTCCCTCGACGAACTCAACCGGAAGCTCCTGGCGGAATGCCTGGCCGACAGCCAGACCCGCCGGCGGGGAAGGGGCGAACGCCTTGTGGCCGACCTCTGGGAGGAGGAGCAGGCCCATCTCGCGACCCTACCGGCCTCGGTCTTCCCGGCGTGCCGGAACCGGTTCGTCCGGGTGGACAAGACCCTCCTGGTGACCTACGACCGGGCGGTATACTCCGTTCCGCCGGCCTATGCGCGGAAGTCCCTCCTGCTCCGGGCCTTCTGGGACCGGATCGAGATCACCGACCGGGAACGGACGGTGGCCATCCACCCAAGGCAGGAGCCCGGCGGCTGCTCCATGCATCTTGAGCACTACCTCCCGGTCCTGGCCCACAAGCCGCGGGCCGTGGCCCACGCGGCCGTGATCGCCCGCGGAGAGCCGGCTATCGCCCGCTACCGGGACCATTTCCTGGCCGCCCGCCCCGGCGCCTACCGTGAACTCGTGGCCGTGCTGCGGCTGGCCGAGACGGTGGGAGTGCGGCGCCTGGCCGCCGCGCTGGAGACGGCCTCGCGCTACCGGACCTTCGACCTCGAGAGCGTCCGGTCCATCCTGGCCATGGCCGTGCCGGGCGAGAATCTGTTGCCCACGGATCTTGACCAGCGGCATCTCGGCCGCTGGCCCGAGACCCCGGTGCCCGAGGTGGCTGCCGGTGCCTACGCCTGGCTGGATGAAGTGGCCGTAGGGAGGGATTGCCGGTGA